One region of Vitis vinifera cultivar Pinot Noir 40024 chromosome 1, ASM3070453v1 genomic DNA includes:
- the LOC100259233 gene encoding NAC domain-containing protein 83 has product MEKLNFVKNGVLRLPPGFRFHPTDEELVVQYLKRKAYSCPLPASIIPEVDVCKADPWDLPGDLEQERYFFSTREAKYPNGNRSNRATVSGYWKATGIDKQIVASKGNQVVGMKKTLVFYRGKPPHGSRTDWIMHEYRLVGAETTPQRKSSTTQSSMAQAENWVLCRIFLKKRGTKNDEEMMQTNNENRVVQKLRSSRPVFYDFLTRGRDDTNLASSNSSGSSGITEVSNTESEEHEESSSCNSFSPFRRKP; this is encoded by the exons ATGGAGAAGCtcaattttgtgaagaatggcGTCCTCAGATTGCCTCCTGGCTTCCGCTTCCATCCTACTGATGAAGAGCTGGTGGTGCAGTACTTGAAGCGCAAGGCCTATTCTTGCCCCCTGCCCGCCTCCATCATCCCTGAGGTCGATGTCTGCAAGGCTGATCCTTGGGATTTGCCAG GTGATTTGGAGCAGGAGAGGTACTTCTTCAGCACCAGGGAGGCCAAGTACCCGAATGGAAACCGGTCGAATAGAGCCACGGTTTCGGGTTACTGGAAGGCAACTGGAATTGACAAGCAAATTGTAGCTTCCAAGGGGAACCAGGTTGTGGGGATGAAGAAAACTTTGGTTTTTTATAGAGGAAAGCCTCCACATGGGTCGAGAACCGATTGGATCATGCACGAATACCGGCTTGTTGGTGCTGAAACCACCCCACAGAGAAAGAGCTCGACAACTCAG AGCTCAATGGCGCAAGCGGAGAACTGGGTGTTGTGCCGCATATTCCTGAAGAAACGGGGCACGAAAAATGATGAGGAGATGATGCAAACCAACAATGAGAACCGGGTGGTTCAGAAGTTGAGGAGCAGCAGGCCTGTTTTCTATGATTTCTTGACAAGGGGCAGGGATGATACTAATCTTGCTTCTTCCAATTCTTCGGGTTCAAGTGGGATCACAGAGGTGTCGAATACCGAATCAGAAGAACACGAAGAAAGCAGTAGTTGCAATAGTTTCTCGCCTTTCAGAAGAAAACCATAA
- the LOC100264285 gene encoding uncharacterized protein LOC100264285: protein MAGAFWGTRVMEIVKKHDSGGLVWKRIKLTTTRKANAKKRLLRVWQNEAVLKVCSEPPPSKTSAPGTNVTGEAAN from the exons ATGGCAGGTGCGTTTTGGGGGACGAGGGTGATGGAGATAGTGAAGAAGCACGACTCTGGAGGCCTAGTTTGGAAGAGAATAAAGCTCACCACCACCCGCAAAGCCAACGCCAAGAAGCGGCTCCTCAGGGTTTGGCAG AATGAAGCTGTACTGAAGGTTTGTTCAGAGCCGCCTCCTTCAAAAACTTCAGCGCCTGGTACCAATGTAACTGGGGAGGCTGCCAACTAG